One genomic region from Hyalangium ruber encodes:
- a CDS encoding GGDEF domain-containing protein, which yields MALGPHTVGRKLLWSIALPGLIIALLGAGYFFREMRRAVQDAAHREALALAEFVASTFTLPQADRAHPHGAVAEVLAQDSRLLRSVAELRVLTPDGRIRWSRRRGEEGSVHPESARLTTPTPERARSGREGTEVVRPLGGAECTGCHTGEAAYRMGTLQVRLSEPLLSRQLSGVFHVTLVATLLFGGLLTLATAFALHFFLTRPLRRLTNLMRRAEEGEFLVRAETRGTDELSRLSAAFNQMLARLTSMKVEEIDTHRDLAITKDKLALKEKLEERITELSLLFDIAHSLNSTLELSELFERVTRLVVERLKIPNFSVMLVNADGLLEIKSAWPQHRGNEGLTFAMGEGACGRAAESLRAVYLPDVEDRGSGFARRNLVGGTDHGSLLAVPMVHMDTLLGVMNFQRPEVAGFSPEELELLTAVADQAATAVKNARLHAETVQLTMTDPLTGAPNRRHLFSRLELELARAERYGNPLSVLMVDVDHFKKLNDGAGHRTGDEALRKVCDVLRSRVRKVDTLARYGGEEFMVLLPQTDKAAAVEVGEKLRRAVLEATSLASATQPGGHITISIGVSSFPVDATDQDTLVDCADSALYGSKRGGRNKVTPYEPGMEIHPGRERGPHSSRPANEPARPLPPPGVAKA from the coding sequence ATGGCCCTGGGTCCTCACACCGTCGGCAGGAAGCTCCTGTGGAGCATTGCCCTGCCCGGCCTCATCATCGCGTTGTTGGGTGCGGGCTACTTCTTCCGGGAGATGCGGCGCGCCGTACAGGACGCGGCCCACCGAGAGGCGCTGGCGCTGGCCGAGTTCGTCGCCTCCACCTTCACCCTGCCCCAGGCCGATCGCGCCCACCCGCATGGCGCGGTGGCGGAGGTGCTCGCGCAGGACAGCCGGCTGCTGCGCTCGGTGGCGGAGCTTCGGGTGCTGACGCCGGATGGGCGCATCCGCTGGTCTCGGCGGCGCGGCGAGGAGGGCTCGGTCCACCCGGAGAGCGCGCGGCTGACGACGCCCACGCCGGAGCGGGCCCGCTCGGGCCGAGAGGGCACCGAGGTGGTGCGCCCCCTGGGAGGCGCCGAGTGTACGGGGTGCCATACCGGCGAGGCGGCCTATCGGATGGGGACGCTTCAGGTGCGCCTGTCCGAGCCGCTGCTCAGCCGCCAGCTCTCGGGCGTCTTCCACGTCACGCTGGTGGCCACGCTGCTGTTTGGAGGCCTGCTGACGCTGGCCACTGCGTTCGCGCTCCACTTCTTCCTCACCCGCCCGCTGCGCCGGCTCACCAACCTCATGCGGCGCGCGGAGGAGGGAGAGTTCCTGGTGCGCGCGGAGACACGCGGCACCGATGAGCTCTCGCGGCTGAGCGCGGCCTTCAACCAGATGCTGGCGCGCCTCACCTCCATGAAGGTGGAGGAGATCGACACCCACCGCGACCTGGCGATCACCAAGGACAAGCTCGCCCTCAAGGAGAAGCTCGAGGAGCGCATCACCGAGCTGTCGCTGCTCTTCGACATCGCCCACTCGCTCAACTCCACGCTGGAGCTGTCGGAGCTGTTCGAGCGTGTCACCCGGCTGGTGGTGGAGCGGCTGAAGATCCCCAACTTCTCCGTCATGCTGGTCAACGCGGACGGGCTGCTAGAGATCAAGAGCGCCTGGCCGCAACACCGGGGCAACGAGGGGCTCACCTTCGCCATGGGCGAGGGCGCGTGCGGCCGCGCCGCCGAGAGCCTCCGGGCGGTGTACCTACCGGACGTGGAGGATCGCGGCAGCGGGTTCGCCCGGCGCAACCTCGTGGGTGGCACCGACCATGGCTCGCTGCTGGCGGTGCCCATGGTTCACATGGACACGCTGCTGGGGGTGATGAACTTCCAGCGCCCGGAGGTGGCCGGCTTCTCCCCGGAGGAGCTGGAGCTGCTCACGGCGGTGGCGGATCAAGCGGCCACGGCGGTAAAGAACGCCCGGCTGCACGCGGAGACGGTGCAGCTCACCATGACGGATCCGCTCACCGGGGCGCCCAACCGTCGCCACCTCTTCAGCCGGCTGGAGCTCGAGCTGGCGCGCGCCGAGCGCTACGGCAACCCGCTGTCCGTCCTCATGGTGGACGTGGACCACTTCAAGAAGCTCAACGACGGGGCGGGCCACCGCACTGGCGACGAGGCGCTGCGCAAGGTGTGCGATGTGCTGCGCTCGCGTGTGCGCAAGGTGGACACGCTGGCGCGCTACGGCGGCGAGGAGTTCATGGTCCTGCTGCCACAGACGGACAAGGCGGCCGCGGTGGAGGTGGGCGAGAAGCTGCGGCGCGCGGTGCTGGAGGCGACCAGCCTGGCCTCCGCCACCCAGCCGGGCGGCCACATCACCATCTCCATCGGCGTGTCCAGCTTCCCGGTGGACGCCACCGATCAGGACACCCTGGTGGACTGCGCGGACTCGGCGCTCTACGGCAGCAAGCGCGGCGGCCGCAACAAGGTGACGCCGTACGAGCCTGGCATGGAGATCCACCCGGGCCGTGAGCGCGGACCCCATTCCTCTCGGCCGGCGAACGAGCCCGCTCGTCCCCTGCCCCCTCCAGGCGTGGCCAAGGCCTGA
- a CDS encoding SGNH/GDSL hydrolase family protein: MSVSYVALGDSSAVGVGASRGGGYPERLASRLRQGGLPVGLTNLGMSGAVIRDVVSSQLKRAVSTQPTLVTIGIGINDLWRGTSVEDFRDDLDRVARRLKPTGASLVVVNLPDMALAPVARLVPSHLYEGRIEPFNEAISTVARAHGVHVVDMYSASREFIPARPDFFSGDGFHPSDAGYEQWADLMLPTVRPLVGGR, translated from the coding sequence TTGAGCGTCAGCTACGTGGCTCTCGGGGATAGCTCGGCGGTGGGGGTGGGGGCGAGTCGTGGTGGGGGCTATCCCGAGCGCCTCGCCTCGCGCCTGCGACAGGGCGGGCTTCCGGTGGGGCTCACCAACCTCGGTATGAGCGGCGCGGTCATCCGGGATGTGGTGAGCTCCCAGCTCAAGCGTGCCGTGTCCACGCAGCCGACGCTGGTGACGATCGGCATCGGCATCAACGACTTGTGGCGCGGCACCTCGGTGGAGGACTTCCGGGACGATCTCGATCGGGTCGCCCGGAGGCTGAAGCCGACGGGGGCCTCGCTGGTGGTGGTGAACCTGCCGGACATGGCGCTGGCGCCGGTGGCGCGCCTGGTGCCCAGCCACCTCTACGAGGGCCGCATCGAGCCCTTCAATGAGGCCATCTCCACCGTGGCCCGCGCGCACGGGGTCCACGTGGTGGACATGTACTCGGCCAGCCGCGAGTTCATCCCCGCGCGCCCGGACTTCTTCAGCGGAGACGGCTTCCACCCCTCGGACGCTGGCTACGAGCAGTGGGCGGATCTGATGCTGCCCACGGTACGGCCGCTGGTCGGCGGGCGCTGA
- a CDS encoding trypsin-like peptidase domain-containing protein, which translates to MRQPKFVLRSTAVAGLVAVLSVPALAQQPAPAQPPTTGNVQPATREAQALPSLAPLVDSVKSAVVNVDVTAKMGGQRGMGQGPLDRFFGGGRMDGREPVRQGAGSGFIIDPKGVVVTNNHVVEDAVSIMIRMDDGRSFPAEVVGRDPLTDVAVLKLKSKVANLPSVGLGDSDDTRVGDWVLAIGNPFGLASSVSLGILSAKARDIQAGPYDDFLQTDAAINPGNSGGPLFNMKGEVIGMNTAIVGGGTGIGFSVPSNLIRALLPQLEKEGVVTRGFLGIGIQDLKPEIAKALSLPVNEGAIVNDVRPGAPGAKAGLKLDDVIIALDGQKIGSGSALTRTVALKRPGSTSTLTIYRNGKKEDVKVTLGTRPDLEGIGKNTPREEEESSKARVGVSLSDMDSRIARQAGFKQDQGALITDVVPGSPAERAELSPGMLVVEANRKPVRNAEQLAEAIRATPAGGTLLLRVVMPGGSSRLLRALQMP; encoded by the coding sequence ATGAGACAGCCAAAATTCGTTCTTCGGAGCACCGCGGTAGCAGGGCTCGTCGCTGTGCTCTCCGTTCCAGCGCTGGCCCAGCAGCCGGCTCCGGCTCAGCCGCCCACCACGGGCAACGTTCAGCCCGCCACGCGAGAGGCGCAGGCGCTGCCCTCGCTTGCTCCCCTGGTCGACTCCGTGAAGTCCGCCGTCGTGAACGTGGACGTGACGGCCAAGATGGGAGGCCAGCGCGGCATGGGGCAGGGCCCCCTGGACCGCTTCTTCGGGGGCGGCCGCATGGATGGGCGTGAGCCCGTTCGCCAGGGCGCCGGCTCCGGTTTCATCATCGACCCCAAGGGCGTGGTGGTCACCAACAACCACGTCGTCGAGGACGCGGTCTCCATCATGATCCGCATGGACGACGGGCGCTCCTTCCCCGCCGAGGTGGTGGGGCGGGACCCACTCACGGACGTGGCCGTGCTCAAGCTCAAGAGCAAGGTGGCCAACCTGCCCTCGGTGGGGCTGGGCGACTCGGACGACACGCGCGTGGGGGACTGGGTGCTGGCCATCGGCAACCCGTTCGGTCTGGCCTCCAGCGTGAGCCTGGGCATCCTCTCGGCCAAGGCGCGTGACATCCAGGCGGGCCCCTATGACGACTTCCTTCAGACCGACGCGGCCATCAACCCGGGCAACTCCGGCGGTCCGCTCTTCAACATGAAGGGCGAGGTGATCGGCATGAACACCGCCATCGTGGGTGGGGGCACGGGCATTGGCTTCTCGGTGCCCAGCAACCTCATCCGCGCGCTGCTGCCCCAACTCGAGAAGGAGGGTGTCGTCACCCGTGGCTTCCTGGGCATTGGAATCCAGGATCTGAAGCCGGAGATCGCCAAGGCGCTCAGCCTCCCCGTCAACGAGGGCGCCATCGTGAACGACGTGCGCCCGGGGGCTCCTGGGGCGAAGGCGGGCCTGAAGCTGGATGACGTGATTATCGCCCTGGACGGGCAGAAGATCGGCTCCGGCAGCGCGCTGACCCGCACGGTGGCGCTCAAGCGGCCGGGCAGCACCTCCACCCTCACCATCTACCGCAACGGGAAGAAGGAAGATGTGAAGGTGACGCTGGGCACGCGGCCGGACCTCGAGGGCATCGGCAAGAACACGCCGCGCGAGGAGGAGGAGAGCTCCAAGGCGCGCGTGGGTGTGTCGCTGAGCGACATGGACTCGCGCATCGCGCGGCAGGCGGGCTTCAAGCAGGACCAGGGGGCGCTGATCACCGACGTGGTGCCCGGCTCTCCCGCGGAGCGCGCGGAGCTGTCGCCCGGCATGCTGGTGGTGGAGGCCAACCGCAAGCCCGTGCGCAACGCGGAGCAGCTGGCCGAGGCCATCCGCGCCACGCCCGCGGGTGGCACCTTGCTGCTGCGCGTGGTGATGCCCGGCGGTAGCAGCCGGCTGCTGCGCGCGCTCCAGATGCCCTGA
- a CDS encoding glycoside hydrolase family 57 protein gives MSQGSLALVLHAHLPFVRHPEHEDFLEEDWLYEAISETYLPLLLVFDRLAEEGVPFRVTMSLTPTLVTMLRDELLMGRYARKLDRLCELGALEVHRTRNDATFGPLARFYREHFESLREAWHGRYRGDLVSAFRRLQDAGHLEIVTCCATHGFLPLMQETPEAVRAQITVAANHYRLTFGRDAPGIWLAECGYYPGVERFLASERIRYFFVDTHGLTDATPRPLYGPFAPIYTEAGVAVYARDPESSQQVWSSESGYPGDPLYREFYRDIGWDLDLDYIRPFIQPTGDRKNTGYKYFRITGKTQEKQPYDPEAARARAIEHAGNFLFNREKQIEYLATRMGGRKPVVVAPYDAELFGHWWFEGPLFLEALIRQVARDQETFRLVSPFDDLREHPENQVSTPPLSSWGSGGYAHMWLDGSNDWIYRHLHHCAQQMVALARDFPETSDLQRRALNQAARELLLAQSSDWAFIMKTGTMVDYAVRRTKEHVLRFLRLHDQVRGGNIDEPWLSQIESRNNIFPEIDYRVYRPA, from the coding sequence ATGAGTCAGGGCTCGCTGGCGCTGGTACTCCACGCGCACCTGCCGTTCGTGCGCCATCCGGAGCACGAGGACTTCCTGGAGGAGGACTGGCTCTACGAGGCCATCTCCGAGACGTACCTGCCGCTGCTGCTCGTGTTCGACCGGTTGGCGGAGGAGGGCGTGCCCTTCCGGGTGACGATGTCGCTCACCCCCACGCTCGTCACCATGCTGCGCGACGAGCTGCTGATGGGACGCTACGCGCGCAAGCTGGACCGGCTCTGCGAGCTGGGCGCGCTCGAGGTCCATCGCACCCGGAATGACGCCACCTTCGGTCCGCTGGCGCGCTTCTATCGCGAGCACTTCGAGTCGCTGCGCGAGGCCTGGCACGGGCGCTACCGGGGCGATCTGGTGAGCGCGTTCCGGCGCCTGCAGGACGCGGGGCACCTGGAGATCGTCACCTGCTGTGCCACCCATGGCTTCCTGCCGCTGATGCAGGAGACGCCCGAGGCGGTGCGGGCGCAGATCACCGTGGCGGCCAACCACTACCGGCTGACGTTCGGCCGGGACGCGCCGGGCATCTGGCTGGCCGAGTGTGGCTACTACCCCGGGGTGGAGCGCTTCCTGGCCTCCGAGCGCATCCGCTACTTCTTCGTGGACACGCACGGGCTGACGGACGCCACGCCGCGCCCGCTGTACGGCCCCTTCGCGCCCATCTACACGGAGGCGGGCGTGGCGGTGTATGCGCGCGATCCGGAGAGCTCGCAGCAGGTGTGGAGCTCCGAGAGCGGCTACCCGGGAGACCCGCTGTACCGCGAGTTCTACCGGGACATCGGGTGGGATCTGGACCTGGACTACATCCGGCCCTTCATCCAGCCCACCGGAGACCGGAAGAACACCGGCTACAAGTACTTCCGCATCACCGGCAAGACGCAGGAGAAGCAGCCCTACGATCCCGAGGCCGCGCGCGCCCGGGCCATCGAGCACGCGGGCAACTTCCTGTTCAACCGCGAGAAGCAGATCGAATACCTGGCCACCCGCATGGGCGGCCGCAAGCCGGTGGTGGTGGCCCCGTACGACGCGGAGCTCTTCGGGCACTGGTGGTTCGAGGGCCCGTTGTTCCTCGAGGCCCTCATCCGCCAGGTGGCCCGCGACCAGGAGACGTTCCGGCTGGTGTCGCCGTTCGATGATCTGCGCGAGCACCCGGAGAACCAGGTGTCCACGCCGCCGCTGAGTTCGTGGGGCTCGGGGGGCTACGCCCATATGTGGCTGGATGGCTCCAACGATTGGATCTACCGGCACCTGCACCACTGTGCCCAGCAGATGGTGGCGCTGGCGCGGGACTTCCCCGAGACGTCGGATCTACAGCGCCGGGCCCTCAACCAGGCCGCGCGCGAGCTGCTGCTCGCCCAGTCCTCCGATTGGGCCTTCATCATGAAGACGGGCACCATGGTGGACTACGCCGTGCGTCGCACGAAGGAGCACGTCCTGCGCTTCCTGCGCCTGCACGACCAGGTGCGGGGAGGGAATATCGACGAGCCCTGGTTGTCCCAGATCGAATCGCGCAACAACATCTTCCCGGAGATCGACTACCGAGTTTACCGCCCTGCCTGA
- a CDS encoding DUF4912 domain-containing protein, translating to MDELKSVTVSYLRDLARKYLGPGHSKLNKQQLIAALAQFVPALKKLAKLAGIALPTPAKAAPKGAATASRTFRGVQAMDKKPKGKKASSEKKGAERTKEPERKKAPEKKAEAKKAPEKKAEAKKAPEKKAEAKKAPEKKEPEKKASPAPARKSAPSRAAPAQPEDTAPLPQPAQVVNFPPRPRSYRSAERAGREAASEASSAPPETVHARPAEPLLEGFFVARVVGERELRRHHMTEDQAPRAVQVQATGDDENLGELPLDYGNDLAMALARDPHTLFISWDFSPAARARAIEGLDDPRAVLRVYDGDKLVRMEEFVLESRSFYIHGLPPGRAYRVEAHFVGRDGRSRRIGYSSHPVNLPQSGLSHDTSVRFMRMPPPPPPTVSAVPQPVPTPELVPAPPVLEAPLDEREYFTWERVALPGSADMADVLQIRRELIAREAGGPELTLGAVPEHMLVPSRPPGSSEQSAAMGGRAPKGVFEPLFRGGIRGGSSELSLGGGARGGSSEQIHWTPPHSGRGR from the coding sequence ATGGACGAACTCAAGAGCGTCACCGTGAGCTATCTGCGTGACCTGGCGCGCAAGTACCTGGGCCCCGGCCACAGCAAGCTGAACAAGCAGCAGCTCATCGCCGCGCTCGCCCAGTTCGTCCCCGCGCTGAAGAAGCTGGCGAAGCTCGCCGGCATCGCGCTGCCCACCCCCGCCAAGGCCGCGCCCAAGGGCGCCGCCACCGCGTCCCGGACGTTCCGCGGTGTCCAGGCCATGGACAAGAAGCCCAAGGGCAAGAAGGCCTCCTCCGAGAAGAAGGGGGCCGAGCGGACGAAGGAGCCCGAGCGCAAGAAGGCTCCGGAGAAGAAGGCGGAGGCGAAGAAGGCCCCGGAGAAGAAAGCGGAGGCGAAGAAGGCCCCGGAGAAGAAGGCGGAGGCGAAGAAGGCCCCGGAGAAGAAGGAGCCGGAGAAGAAGGCCTCCCCGGCTCCGGCGCGCAAGAGCGCCCCTTCACGCGCCGCCCCGGCGCAGCCCGAGGACACGGCTCCGCTGCCCCAGCCCGCACAAGTAGTGAACTTCCCCCCTCGCCCACGGTCCTACAGGTCCGCCGAGAGGGCAGGGCGGGAGGCCGCGTCCGAGGCGTCCAGCGCGCCGCCCGAGACTGTCCACGCGCGCCCCGCGGAGCCGCTGCTGGAGGGCTTCTTCGTGGCCCGGGTGGTGGGGGAGCGCGAGCTACGGCGCCACCATATGACCGAGGACCAGGCTCCGCGCGCGGTGCAGGTCCAGGCGACCGGCGACGACGAGAACCTGGGCGAGCTGCCGCTGGACTACGGAAACGATCTCGCGATGGCGCTGGCCCGGGATCCGCACACCCTCTTCATCTCCTGGGACTTCAGCCCCGCCGCCCGCGCCCGGGCCATCGAGGGGCTCGACGATCCCCGGGCCGTGTTGCGCGTGTACGACGGCGACAAGCTGGTCCGCATGGAGGAGTTCGTCCTCGAGTCGCGCAGCTTCTACATCCACGGCCTGCCGCCGGGACGCGCCTATCGGGTGGAGGCGCACTTCGTGGGCCGCGATGGCCGCTCGCGCCGGATCGGTTACTCCTCCCATCCGGTGAACCTGCCGCAGTCGGGGCTGTCGCATGACACCTCGGTGCGCTTCATGCGGATGCCCCCGCCGCCGCCTCCCACCGTGAGCGCGGTGCCGCAGCCCGTGCCCACGCCCGAGCTGGTGCCCGCCCCGCCCGTGCTGGAGGCGCCCCTGGACGAGCGCGAGTACTTCACCTGGGAGCGCGTGGCGCTGCCGGGCAGCGCGGACATGGCGGATGTGCTTCAGATTCGTCGGGAGCTCATCGCCCGCGAGGCCGGCGGCCCCGAGCTGACCCTGGGCGCCGTGCCCGAGCACATGCTGGTTCCCTCGCGTCCGCCCGGCTCCTCCGAGCAGTCCGCCGCGATGGGTGGCCGCGCGCCCAAGGGCGTCTTCGAGCCGCTGTTCCGAGGGGGCATTCGGGGCGGGTCCTCCGAGCTGTCCCTGGGAGGCGGGGCGCGGGGAGGATCCTCCGAGCAGATCCACTGGACACCGCCGCATTCGGGGCGGGGACGATAG
- a CDS encoding glycosyltransferase family 4 protein, producing MERLSCSRLSDLPRLLLCSFDVIPGPSGSSRRLTEYLKALPDRFHVVVLSAKTPDHSHIEKYQGARLLRVPVGSGDLASRIQAFERAVRRQLESEEYALAHFTDPFGGYALCELKGDYGYRLIYEAQTFPSQELRYTHPQTEGDKRFLAKIRRQELFCLMNADRVVTGSQATQSYIQSLGASTEQIRLLRAPVDLTPYTPDVLGAPDSRPMRLMYLGSQSGWQGLPTLFRALAIALEKGAEAKLTLVGARHPDWQPHLEDLSKELGIQAHVEFQPPVLHDDLVKVLALADVGVIPLDDVDRNRLQGGPLAKVSEYLAAGRPVIAADLPVTRELIPESTVLFHPPGDARALAERIIELARDVPRRVAMGQEARAFAEQELDAGIVRGKLLDLYDELLGPQAPVSAPTELPMPTMTGTPTNRIPQLTSSENRKNSALAASEPAKPAASAPVPPHKEPSREDLPLVVGQVLDENVDTRLIKTEPDVRPNEPPVVMGLPLREKAAPSVSSLSVEEPPAPTPIVRPPASLREEPPAPTPIVKPPAGLREEPPEEEPPTPVLSPPPVPRREATPPTPTPVVRLPPEPVREEPPAPTPIVQMKTLGPSRSSRPEPPPSRPPVLTPIKPPPEPVKAPPELIKSPPEPVKAPPEPVRAQQEPAEKSRSLPPALPKTPPTGTRTPPPLTTPASPPPPRPAPPPVVAVVEEEPEELPEDVAEDVSDEPEDISDEAQDISDEAELDAAPTPPHPHPRLEEPEEISSDEVQETGDADAVEAVDDHVEPVEDAVPEAEADPIKAAEAAVPEAEAEPEDTPEPAPPNSALDPWFAQLAHGYCPPEGAQFARHTPPTTFPGRDEDTTDPSRVPPPPSLAQGAPRGKSS from the coding sequence ATGGAACGGTTATCCTGCTCCCGCTTGAGCGACCTGCCCAGACTCCTGCTGTGCAGCTTCGACGTCATCCCCGGCCCGTCGGGTTCGTCGCGCCGTCTGACCGAGTACCTCAAGGCGCTACCCGATCGGTTCCATGTGGTGGTGTTGTCCGCGAAGACGCCGGACCATTCCCACATCGAGAAGTACCAGGGCGCACGCCTGCTGCGCGTCCCCGTGGGCTCGGGCGATCTGGCCTCCCGAATCCAGGCCTTCGAGCGCGCCGTGCGGCGCCAGCTCGAGAGTGAGGAATACGCCCTCGCCCACTTCACCGATCCGTTCGGCGGCTATGCCCTGTGCGAGCTGAAGGGCGACTACGGCTACCGCCTCATCTATGAGGCGCAGACCTTCCCCTCGCAAGAGCTGCGCTACACCCACCCTCAGACGGAGGGCGACAAGCGCTTCCTGGCCAAGATACGGCGGCAGGAGCTGTTCTGCCTGATGAACGCCGACAGGGTCGTCACCGGCTCGCAGGCCACCCAGTCGTACATTCAATCGCTCGGTGCCAGCACGGAGCAGATCCGGCTGCTGCGAGCGCCGGTGGACCTGACGCCCTACACGCCGGACGTGCTGGGAGCGCCCGACAGCCGCCCCATGCGGCTGATGTACCTGGGCAGTCAGTCCGGCTGGCAGGGCCTGCCCACCCTGTTCCGTGCGCTCGCCATCGCCCTGGAGAAGGGCGCCGAGGCGAAGCTCACGCTGGTGGGCGCGCGTCACCCGGACTGGCAGCCGCACCTGGAGGATCTGTCCAAGGAGCTGGGCATCCAGGCGCACGTGGAGTTCCAGCCCCCGGTCCTCCACGACGATCTCGTGAAGGTGCTGGCGCTGGCGGACGTGGGCGTCATTCCTCTGGATGACGTGGACCGCAACCGGCTCCAGGGAGGCCCGCTCGCCAAGGTCTCCGAGTACCTGGCCGCCGGCCGACCGGTGATCGCCGCGGACCTCCCGGTGACGCGCGAGCTCATCCCCGAGTCCACCGTCCTCTTCCATCCGCCGGGGGATGCGCGGGCCCTGGCCGAGCGAATCATCGAGCTGGCGAGGGACGTGCCTCGGCGGGTGGCGATGGGGCAGGAGGCCCGGGCCTTCGCCGAGCAGGAGCTCGACGCGGGCATCGTCCGCGGCAAGCTGCTGGACCTCTATGATGAGCTGCTCGGGCCGCAGGCGCCCGTGAGCGCTCCGACCGAGCTGCCCATGCCGACGATGACGGGCACGCCGACCAACCGGATTCCCCAGCTCACGTCGTCCGAGAATCGGAAGAACTCCGCGCTCGCCGCCTCCGAGCCGGCCAAACCCGCGGCCTCCGCCCCCGTCCCTCCTCACAAGGAGCCGTCCCGCGAGGACCTGCCGCTGGTGGTGGGCCAGGTGCTCGACGAGAACGTCGACACGCGCCTCATCAAGACCGAGCCCGACGTGCGCCCCAACGAGCCTCCGGTGGTGATGGGCCTGCCGCTGCGCGAGAAGGCGGCTCCGAGCGTCTCCAGCCTGTCGGTCGAAGAGCCCCCGGCGCCCACGCCCATCGTCCGACCGCCCGCCTCATTGCGCGAGGAGCCCCCGGCGCCCACGCCCATCGTGAAGCCGCCAGCGGGGCTGCGCGAGGAGCCCCCCGAGGAGGAGCCGCCGACCCCGGTCCTCTCCCCTCCTCCGGTCCCTCGTCGCGAGGCCACGCCCCCGACGCCCACTCCGGTGGTCCGCCTGCCGCCAGAGCCCGTGCGCGAGGAGCCTCCCGCGCCCACGCCAATCGTTCAGATGAAGACGCTTGGCCCGAGCCGCTCCTCCCGGCCAGAGCCCCCTCCCAGCCGCCCTCCCGTGCTGACCCCAATCAAGCCGCCGCCGGAGCCCGTCAAGGCACCGCCCGAGCTCATCAAGTCACCTCCCGAACCCGTCAAGGCACCGCCCGAGCCCGTGCGCGCGCAGCAGGAGCCCGCCGAGAAGAGCCGCTCGCTTCCGCCCGCGCTCCCGAAGACGCCTCCCACGGGCACCCGGACCCCGCCGCCCCTCACGACGCCCGCGAGCCCTCCGCCCCCGCGCCCCGCTCCGCCTCCCGTGGTCGCCGTCGTCGAGGAAGAGCCCGAGGAGCTGCCGGAAGATGTCGCCGAGGACGTGTCCGACGAGCCCGAGGACATCTCCGACGAGGCCCAGGATATCTCCGACGAGGCCGAGCTGGACGCGGCACCCACCCCTCCCCACCCCCACCCACGGCTGGAGGAGCCCGAGGAGATCAGCAGCGACGAGGTCCAGGAGACCGGGGACGCGGACGCCGTCGAGGCGGTGGATGATCACGTCGAGCCGGTCGAAGACGCCGTCCCGGAGGCCGAGGCTGATCCGATCAAAGCGGCCGAGGCCGCCGTGCCGGAAGCCGAGGCCGAGCCCGAGGACACCCCGGAGCCCGCGCCGCCTAACTCGGCCTTGGATCCATGGTTTGCGCAGCTGGCCCACGGCTACTGCCCCCCCGAGGGAGCACAGTTCGCCCGGCACACCCCGCCCACCACCTTCCCGGGCCGGGACGAGGACACGACGGATCCGTCTCGGGTCCCGCCTCCTCCCTCGCTGGCCCAGGGAGCGCCGCGCGGCAAATCGTCGTAG